In a single window of the Streptacidiphilus sp. P02-A3a genome:
- a CDS encoding M20/M25/M40 family metallo-hydrolase gives MVTGTETGTGAGAETGGGSGDGTRGDEAVRFTSELIRIDTSNRGGGDCRERPAAEYAAERLAEAGLSPLVLESAPGRANVVVRISGSEPRLPALLVHGHLDVVPAQAEDWTVPPFSGEIRDGVVWGRGAVDMKGMDAMMLAVVRAWSREGRGPRRDVVLCFTADEEDSAAAGADWLVRNHAGLFEGCTEAVGESGGYTVHTAAGQRLYPVAAGERGTGWMRLTARGTAGHGSKPNPANAVTRLSAAMTRIGGHEWPVRITPTVRAALLALGEATGVPLAPAEVDDPAFDADAYLAKLDPAAAHLVVASLRNSANPTVLQAGYKTNVIPGLAVGEVDGRTLPGPGLAAEFEAAMDQLTGPDVDWSYLHRETALTAPVDTPLFAAMRAALLAHDPGAAVVPFCMSGGTDAKQFSRLGISGYGFSPLRLPPGYDFQGLFHGVDERVPTDALRFGAAVLDDFLSSVG, from the coding sequence ATGGTCACAGGCACGGAGACAGGAACGGGCGCGGGCGCGGAGACGGGTGGTGGGAGCGGGGACGGGACGCGCGGTGACGAGGCGGTGCGCTTCACCTCCGAGCTGATCCGGATCGACACCAGCAACCGGGGCGGCGGCGACTGCCGGGAGCGTCCGGCCGCCGAGTACGCGGCCGAGCGGCTGGCCGAGGCCGGGCTCTCGCCGCTGGTGCTGGAGTCCGCGCCGGGCCGGGCGAACGTGGTGGTCCGGATCAGCGGCAGCGAGCCGCGGCTGCCCGCGCTGCTGGTGCACGGCCACCTCGACGTGGTCCCGGCGCAGGCCGAGGACTGGACCGTGCCGCCGTTCAGCGGTGAGATCCGCGACGGCGTGGTGTGGGGGCGCGGCGCCGTCGACATGAAGGGCATGGACGCGATGATGCTCGCCGTCGTCCGGGCCTGGAGCCGGGAGGGGCGCGGGCCGCGCCGCGACGTGGTGCTCTGCTTCACCGCCGACGAGGAGGACAGCGCGGCGGCCGGGGCGGACTGGCTGGTGCGCAACCACGCCGGGCTGTTCGAGGGCTGCACCGAGGCGGTCGGCGAGTCCGGCGGCTACACCGTGCACACCGCCGCCGGGCAGCGGCTCTACCCGGTGGCGGCGGGGGAGCGCGGCACCGGCTGGATGCGGCTGACCGCGCGCGGCACCGCCGGGCACGGCTCCAAGCCGAACCCGGCCAACGCGGTGACCAGGCTGTCCGCCGCGATGACCCGCATCGGCGGGCACGAGTGGCCGGTCCGGATCACCCCGACGGTACGGGCCGCGCTGCTCGCCCTGGGCGAGGCGACCGGGGTGCCGCTGGCCCCGGCCGAGGTCGACGACCCGGCCTTCGACGCCGACGCCTACCTGGCGAAGCTGGACCCGGCGGCGGCCCACCTGGTCGTCGCGAGCCTCCGCAACAGCGCCAACCCGACGGTCCTGCAAGCCGGTTACAAGACCAACGTGATCCCCGGGCTGGCCGTCGGCGAGGTCGACGGGCGGACCCTGCCCGGGCCGGGGCTCGCGGCCGAGTTCGAGGCCGCGATGGACCAGCTCACCGGACCCGACGTGGACTGGTCCTACCTGCACCGGGAGACGGCGCTGACCGCGCCGGTGGACACGCCGCTCTTCGCGGCGATGCGCGCCGCGCTGCTGGCGCACGACCCGGGCGCGGCGGTGGTGCCGTTCTGCATGTCCGGCGGCACCGACGCCAAGCAGTTCTCCCGGCTCGGCATCAGCGGCTACGGCTTCTCGCCGCTGCGGCTGCCGCCCGGCTACGACTTCCAGGGCCTGTTCCACGGGGTGGACGAGCGGGTCCCGACGGACGCGCTGCGGTTCGGCGCGGCGGTGCTGGACGACTTCCTCAGCTCGGTCGGCTGA
- a CDS encoding MBL fold metallo-hydrolase, whose protein sequence is MRRARAGAIAAVLGAVTAGAVAAWAGREVPAAMGGDPTKGERGERLRHSPRYRDGVFHNPPSPQRPQLPGVGPGVVRELLFGKQLRHPSRPIPVVRGMIGDLAADQGLAVTWFGHSTALLEIEGRRLLLDPVWSERCSPSQAVGPRRLHQPPLAIEELPRIDAVVISHDHYDHLDMHSVRTLALTQPDARFVVPLGVGAHLERWGVDLARVDELDWDEQAKIGGLRLVCTPANHFSGRGLANNGTLWSSWAVIGAEHRVFYSGDSGYFDGFAETGEALGPFDLSLVQIGAYSDHWQDIHMTPEEGVSTHLDVDGGLLVPVHWGTFVLGLHDWSEPVERLCADADARGVRVAVPRPGERIEVTRPPKLDHWWRAVV, encoded by the coding sequence ATGCGGCGGGCACGAGCGGGCGCCATCGCGGCGGTCCTGGGCGCGGTCACGGCGGGCGCCGTGGCGGCCTGGGCCGGGCGCGAGGTTCCGGCGGCGATGGGCGGCGACCCCACCAAGGGCGAGCGCGGGGAGCGGCTGCGCCATTCGCCGCGCTACCGGGACGGCGTGTTCCACAACCCGCCGTCCCCGCAGCGCCCGCAGCTGCCCGGGGTCGGCCCGGGCGTGGTCCGGGAACTGCTGTTCGGCAAGCAGCTGCGGCACCCGTCGCGGCCGATCCCGGTGGTCCGCGGGATGATCGGCGACCTCGCGGCGGACCAGGGCCTGGCCGTCACCTGGTTCGGCCACTCGACTGCGCTGCTGGAGATCGAGGGACGTCGGCTGCTGCTCGACCCGGTGTGGAGCGAGCGCTGCTCGCCGTCTCAGGCGGTCGGCCCGCGGCGGCTGCACCAGCCGCCGCTGGCCATCGAGGAGCTGCCCCGGATCGACGCGGTGGTGATCTCCCACGACCACTACGACCACCTGGACATGCACAGCGTCCGGACGCTGGCGCTGACCCAGCCGGACGCCCGGTTCGTGGTCCCGCTGGGCGTGGGCGCGCACCTGGAGCGCTGGGGCGTGGACCTCGCCCGGGTGGACGAGCTCGACTGGGACGAGCAGGCCAAGATCGGCGGCCTGCGCCTGGTCTGCACCCCGGCGAACCACTTCTCCGGCCGGGGCCTGGCCAACAACGGCACGCTGTGGAGCTCCTGGGCGGTCATCGGCGCCGAGCACCGGGTCTTCTACAGCGGTGACTCCGGTTACTTCGACGGCTTCGCCGAGACCGGCGAGGCGCTGGGCCCGTTCGACCTGTCGCTGGTGCAGATCGGCGCGTACAGCGACCACTGGCAGGACATCCACATGACCCCGGAGGAGGGGGTGAGCACCCACCTCGACGTCGACGGCGGACTGCTGGTGCCGGTGCACTGGGGCACCTTCGTACTCGGGCTGCACGACTGGTCCGAGCCGGTGGAGCGGCTGTGCGCGGACGCGGACGCGCGGGGCGTACGGGTGGCGGTGCCGCGCCCGGGGGAGCGGATCGAGGTCACCCGTCCGCCGAAGCTGGACCACTGGTGGCGCGCGGTCGTCTGA
- a CDS encoding YhgE/Pip domain-containing protein yields the protein MSTPVNPQARPPRITARQILGKWPVWVFPSVLVTLVSFGLALVYAGGIGNPVGSTHHLPIGLVDRDSGPLGGQLVHAIADAPDPQQRASWRILTPAQAQDSFDSGHIYGAISVPANFTASLTSIIAPASAVTSTRQPQVALLTNPGAGSLASSLATTIEQTALAAASKAVGADLERQLRATGATPTATQAMLLADPITSVTLPGHALATRTGLGLTAFYVALLAVMSGFLGANIISGGVDSALGYTPSELGPRRQVRTAVPISRLQTLIVKAVMSAVLSLVTATAVVLATAVVLRLAMPHLFLLWLFLFCASAVVGIGVQAVIAVFGGLGQVVSMFFFVALAIPSAGATIPLESVPGFYRFLGQFEPMRQIGGGVRAILYFDARADAGLARAWAMLALGLVIALVLGLGITHLYDRRGYQRIHPADRTPDGPESN from the coding sequence ATGTCGACCCCCGTGAACCCGCAGGCCCGTCCGCCGAGGATCACCGCGCGGCAGATCCTGGGCAAGTGGCCGGTGTGGGTCTTCCCCTCGGTGCTGGTCACCCTGGTCTCCTTCGGGCTGGCGCTGGTGTACGCGGGCGGCATCGGCAATCCGGTGGGCTCCACCCACCACCTGCCGATCGGCCTGGTCGACCGCGACAGCGGACCGCTGGGCGGGCAGCTGGTGCATGCCATCGCCGACGCGCCGGACCCGCAGCAGCGGGCGAGCTGGCGGATCCTGACCCCCGCGCAGGCGCAGGACAGCTTCGACTCCGGCCACATCTACGGCGCGATCTCGGTACCGGCGAACTTCACCGCCTCGCTGACCAGCATCATCGCCCCCGCGTCGGCGGTCACCTCCACCCGGCAGCCGCAGGTGGCCCTGCTGACCAATCCCGGGGCGGGCAGCCTCGCCTCCTCGCTGGCCACCACCATCGAGCAGACCGCCCTGGCCGCCGCGTCCAAGGCGGTCGGCGCGGATCTGGAGCGGCAGCTGCGGGCCACCGGGGCGACCCCCACGGCCACCCAGGCGATGCTGCTGGCCGACCCGATCACCAGTGTCACCCTCCCCGGGCACGCCCTGGCCACCCGCACCGGCCTGGGCCTGACGGCCTTCTACGTGGCGCTGCTGGCGGTGATGTCGGGGTTCCTCGGCGCCAACATCATCAGCGGCGGGGTGGACTCCGCGCTCGGCTACACGCCGAGTGAGCTGGGTCCGCGCCGCCAGGTCCGCACCGCCGTGCCGATCAGCCGACTGCAGACGCTGATCGTGAAGGCGGTGATGTCCGCCGTGCTGTCGCTGGTGACGGCCACCGCCGTGGTGCTGGCCACGGCGGTGGTGCTGCGGCTGGCGATGCCGCACCTGTTCCTGCTGTGGCTGTTCCTGTTCTGCGCCAGCGCGGTGGTCGGCATCGGCGTGCAGGCGGTGATCGCCGTCTTCGGCGGGCTGGGGCAGGTGGTCAGCATGTTCTTCTTCGTGGCGCTGGCCATCCCCTCGGCCGGAGCCACCATCCCGCTGGAGTCGGTGCCCGGCTTCTACCGGTTCCTGGGCCAGTTCGAGCCGATGCGGCAGATCGGCGGCGGGGTGCGGGCGATCCTCTACTTCGACGCCCGCGCCGACGCCGGGCTGGCGCGTGCCTGGGCGATGCTGGCACTGGGTCTGGTGATCGCCCTGGTCCTGGGTCTCGGTATCACCCACCTCTACGACCGCCGGGGCTACCAGCGGATCCACCCCGCCGACCGGACCCCGGACGGGCCGGAAAGCAACTAG
- a CDS encoding cache domain-containing protein → MADGSAGTAGRPAAAVADAAAVAVSRVGETLEGVFATVAATAAQSAALLAELRPLGRRPVTADLARLRPALCERLSRHAGLVSGTGFVAAPGLLADVPAGLEWWQAGSDGRAQPMLLDLDPATSAYADYTHWEWYALPRATGRRAVSGPYVDYLCTDEYTITLSAPVLLDGGFAGVAAADVYLRHFEDAVGPALRRVDGPAYLVNPRGRVAASNHASRLAGSLVKGLDAASVRGEVSLHDCGAIPLTLVTELT, encoded by the coding sequence ATGGCAGACGGATCCGCAGGCACCGCAGGTCGACCGGCCGCAGCCGTCGCAGACGCCGCAGCCGTCGCGGTGAGCCGGGTCGGCGAGACGCTGGAGGGCGTCTTCGCCACCGTCGCCGCCACCGCCGCGCAGTCCGCCGCGCTGCTCGCCGAACTCCGCCCACTGGGGCGGCGACCGGTCACCGCCGACCTGGCCCGGCTGCGCCCGGCACTGTGCGAGCGGCTGTCCCGGCACGCCGGACTGGTCTCCGGCACCGGCTTCGTCGCCGCCCCCGGCCTGCTGGCCGACGTCCCCGCGGGGCTGGAGTGGTGGCAGGCCGGCAGTGACGGCCGGGCCCAGCCGATGCTGCTGGACCTGGACCCGGCGACGTCCGCCTACGCCGACTACACCCACTGGGAGTGGTACGCGCTGCCCCGGGCGACCGGGCGGCGCGCCGTCTCCGGCCCCTACGTCGACTACCTCTGCACCGACGAGTACACGATCACCCTGTCCGCGCCGGTGCTGCTGGACGGCGGCTTCGCCGGGGTGGCCGCCGCCGACGTCTACCTGCGGCACTTCGAGGACGCGGTCGGCCCGGCGCTGCGGCGGGTCGACGGCCCGGCGTACCTGGTCAATCCGCGCGGCCGGGTGGCCGCCTCCAACCATGCCTCACGGCTGGCGGGCTCCCTGGTGAAGGGACTTGACGCGGCGTCAGTGCGGGGCGAGGTCAGCCTGCACGACTGCGGGGCGATCCCGCTGACGCTGGTCACAGAACTGACGTAG
- a CDS encoding amino acid permease, translated as MSLAPPDDAPGVEDAQDAADTAQLAALGYSQRLTRALGLWSNFAVGFTYLSPLVGVYSVFDYGLSTGGPSFFWTIPLVLVGQGLVLLAFAEVSSQYPLAGGIYQWAKRLVGPKYAWMSGWMYTWALLVTIASVAYPISTYAGPLFGYPVDHASTVATTVVVILLCAGVNLLGVRRLAFVANIGVAAEVLGTLGLGLYLLFFHRHHGLGVVLHTSGAGASGGYLGAFLASCLFAVWIFYGFEACGDIAEEVKDPSRKVPRAMGMTLAVGAVATVVLTLGLVLAVPDFGAVISGKVADPLGAVLAASLGSVGSKFALALIVIGFVSCTLAIQAAATRLVYSYARDGVIVGHRTLSKLHPTFHMPPAAIAVTAIIPAGLAFLPSATVTRIITFSVVGIYVGFQSVVLASIIGRTKGWKPAGAFRLGRWGWPVNIAGLVYGVTAIVVLSVKTPPNGSSFFDRWLVPLSVGIVAAVGLVYLAVFRPKEQVAEIDQAA; from the coding sequence ATGTCACTCGCACCCCCCGACGACGCCCCCGGTGTCGAGGACGCCCAGGACGCGGCGGACACGGCCCAGTTGGCCGCACTCGGCTACAGCCAGCGGCTCACCCGGGCACTCGGCCTGTGGTCCAACTTCGCCGTCGGCTTCACCTACCTCTCGCCCCTGGTCGGCGTGTACTCCGTGTTCGACTACGGTCTCTCCACCGGCGGGCCCTCCTTCTTCTGGACCATCCCGCTGGTCCTGGTCGGCCAGGGACTGGTGCTGCTGGCCTTCGCCGAGGTGTCCTCGCAGTACCCGCTGGCGGGCGGCATCTACCAGTGGGCGAAGCGCCTGGTCGGCCCGAAGTACGCTTGGATGTCGGGCTGGATGTACACCTGGGCGCTGCTGGTCACCATCGCCTCGGTGGCGTACCCGATCTCCACCTACGCGGGCCCGCTGTTCGGCTACCCGGTGGACCACGCCAGCACCGTGGCCACCACCGTGGTGGTGATCCTGCTGTGCGCGGGGGTGAACCTGCTCGGCGTGCGGCGGTTGGCCTTCGTCGCCAACATCGGGGTCGCCGCCGAGGTCCTGGGCACCCTTGGGCTGGGCCTCTACCTGCTGTTCTTCCACCGGCACCACGGCCTGGGCGTGGTGCTGCACACCTCCGGCGCGGGCGCGTCCGGCGGCTACCTGGGCGCCTTCCTGGCCTCCTGCCTGTTCGCGGTGTGGATCTTCTACGGCTTCGAGGCCTGCGGAGACATCGCCGAGGAGGTCAAGGACCCGTCCCGGAAGGTCCCCCGGGCGATGGGGATGACCCTCGCCGTCGGCGCGGTGGCCACGGTGGTGCTGACCCTGGGTCTGGTACTGGCGGTGCCGGACTTCGGCGCGGTGATCAGCGGCAAGGTCGCCGACCCGCTGGGCGCGGTGCTCGCGGCCTCGCTGGGCAGCGTCGGCAGCAAGTTCGCGCTGGCGCTGATCGTGATCGGCTTCGTCTCCTGCACCCTGGCGATCCAGGCGGCGGCGACCCGGCTGGTGTACTCGTACGCCCGCGACGGCGTCATCGTCGGCCACCGGACGCTGTCCAAGCTGCACCCGACCTTCCACATGCCCCCGGCCGCGATCGCGGTGACCGCGATCATCCCGGCCGGTCTGGCGTTCCTGCCCTCGGCCACGGTGACCCGCATCATCACCTTCTCCGTGGTCGGCATCTACGTCGGCTTCCAGTCGGTGGTGCTGGCCTCCATCATCGGCCGGACGAAGGGCTGGAAGCCGGCCGGCGCGTTCCGGCTCGGACGCTGGGGCTGGCCGGTGAACATCGCCGGGCTGGTCTACGGGGTGACCGCGATCGTCGTCCTCTCGGTGAAGACCCCGCCCAACGGGAGCAGCTTCTTCGACCGCTGGCTGGTCCCGCTGTCGGTCGGCATCGTCGCCGCCGTCGGCCTGGTCTACCTGGCGGTCTTCCGCCCCAAGGAGCAGGTGGCCGAGATCGACCAGGCCGCCTGA
- a CDS encoding cyclopropane-fatty-acyl-phospholipid synthase family protein: MAHAAGRLAALLGEVLGGPLPLRLRAWDGSETGPAGTPILVVRNRRALHRLLWKPGELGLARAWVAGDIDVEGDLYEALNRMAPVVWRRDDGEQQDRIGLRDRRILGLAGRVLALAGPALPPSPPPEEVAPHRGPAHTVRTDRQAISHHYDVGNDFYARVLGPSFVYSCGYWPDPESTLEQAQFDKLDLVCRKLALRPGQRLLDVGCGWGSMVLHAAEHYGVSAVGVTISVEQADLARKRVVEAGLTDRVEIRVQDYRQVADGPYDAISSIGMAEHVGSVAYRTYAEQLFTLLRPGGRLLNHQIARRPRDDESTYHIDEFIDRYVFPDGELQPVGSTVTLLEQAGFEVRDLESIREHYALTLRAWVANLERNWTEALKLVTPGRARVWRLYMAASALAFEQNAIGVNQVLAVRTAPGGVSGLPLVRAAKVS, translated from the coding sequence ATGGCTCATGCAGCTGGTCGGCTCGCCGCTCTGTTGGGCGAGGTGCTGGGGGGCCCGCTGCCACTACGGCTGCGCGCCTGGGACGGCAGTGAGACCGGACCGGCGGGCACCCCGATCCTGGTCGTCCGCAACCGCCGGGCGCTGCACCGGCTGCTCTGGAAGCCCGGCGAGCTCGGCCTGGCCCGCGCCTGGGTCGCCGGTGACATCGACGTCGAGGGCGACCTGTACGAGGCGCTGAACCGGATGGCACCGGTGGTCTGGCGGCGGGACGACGGGGAGCAGCAGGACCGGATCGGCCTGCGCGACCGGCGAATACTGGGCCTGGCGGGCCGGGTGCTGGCCCTCGCCGGACCGGCCCTGCCGCCGTCGCCCCCACCGGAGGAGGTCGCGCCGCACCGGGGCCCGGCGCACACCGTGCGCACCGACCGGCAGGCGATCAGCCACCACTACGACGTGGGCAACGACTTCTACGCCCGGGTGCTCGGCCCCTCCTTCGTCTACTCCTGCGGCTACTGGCCGGACCCCGAAAGCACCCTGGAGCAGGCGCAGTTCGACAAGCTCGACCTGGTCTGCCGGAAGCTCGCGCTGCGCCCCGGGCAGCGGCTGCTCGACGTCGGCTGCGGCTGGGGCTCGATGGTGCTGCACGCGGCCGAGCACTACGGGGTGAGCGCGGTCGGCGTCACCATCTCGGTCGAGCAGGCCGACCTCGCCCGCAAGCGGGTGGTGGAGGCCGGGTTGACGGACCGGGTGGAGATCAGGGTCCAGGACTACCGGCAGGTCGCCGACGGCCCGTACGACGCGATCTCCTCGATCGGCATGGCCGAGCACGTCGGCTCGGTGGCCTACCGCACCTACGCGGAGCAGCTGTTCACCCTGCTGCGCCCGGGCGGAAGGCTGCTCAACCACCAGATCGCCCGCCGTCCGCGCGATGACGAGTCCACGTACCACATAGACGAGTTCATCGACCGCTACGTCTTCCCCGACGGCGAGCTGCAACCGGTCGGCAGTACCGTGACGCTGCTGGAGCAGGCGGGCTTCGAGGTCCGCGACCTGGAGTCGATCCGCGAGCACTACGCGCTGACGCTGCGTGCCTGGGTGGCCAACCTGGAGCGGAACTGGACCGAGGCGCTGAAACTGGTCACGCCGGGCCGCGCCCGGGTGTGGCGGCTCTACATGGCGGCCTCCGCGCTGGCGTTCGAGCAGAACGCGATCGGTGTCAACCAGGTGCTGGCCGTCCGCACCGCGCCCGGCGGCGTCTCCGGCCTACCCTTGGTCCGTGCTGCCAAAGTGAGTTGA
- a CDS encoding ATP-binding protein, with amino-acid sequence MHVRGDAPPDPEPAPVPARPPVPASGPPGVEGVWRFAAPAVDLSVPQARHAVRDLLVAQGLTGPRYAELVEGLLLIVSELVTNAVRHAAVLSPQIVVEVVIGAGWVRLSVEDSHPYRPQPLENDFARTGGRGLLLVRAITLEAGGVCDVERTPGGGKIVWSSLPLPDGRGDLADARPPAPRPSAPRWG; translated from the coding sequence ATGCACGTCCGAGGAGACGCCCCGCCCGACCCCGAACCGGCGCCGGTCCCCGCCCGACCGCCGGTCCCCGCCTCCGGGCCGCCGGGGGTGGAGGGCGTGTGGCGGTTCGCCGCGCCCGCCGTGGACCTGTCGGTGCCGCAGGCCCGGCACGCGGTCCGGGACCTGCTGGTCGCCCAGGGGCTGACCGGCCCGCGGTACGCCGAGCTGGTCGAGGGCCTGCTGCTGATCGTCTCCGAGCTGGTCACCAACGCCGTCCGGCACGCGGCGGTGCTGTCGCCGCAGATCGTGGTCGAGGTGGTGATCGGCGCGGGGTGGGTGCGGCTGTCGGTGGAGGACAGCCACCCGTACCGGCCGCAGCCGCTGGAGAACGACTTCGCCCGCACCGGCGGTCGTGGACTGCTGCTGGTGCGGGCGATCACGCTGGAGGCGGGCGGCGTCTGCGACGTCGAGCGGACGCCGGGCGGCGGCAAGATCGTCTGGTCCTCGCTGCCGCTGCCGGACGGCCGGGGCGACCTGGCGGACGCCCGTCCGCCCGCGCCCCGGCCATCCGCCCCCAGGTGGGGATGA
- a CDS encoding FadR/GntR family transcriptional regulator, with translation MHQLSSAARRAIFAPLDTEARVEAVVRRLGDAIALGLLADGEQLPGESDLAGRLSVSTVTLREALMALRQQGLVATRRGRGGGTFVQAPADTRQERLRQRLLAYTLEELRDLADHYATVAGGTARLAAERADSCDLDAPRRSLREFAAAGDAAARARVDGRFHVEIAAAAQSARLTREEIRFQTELGPLLCLPFAAEQAHRTADTQHRALLDAIADGDGERARALAEQHVRDGLRHLIERRLDGTWQTDPQAPQVDRPQPSQTPQPSR, from the coding sequence GTGCACCAGCTCTCCAGCGCCGCCCGTCGGGCGATCTTCGCGCCGCTCGACACCGAGGCCAGGGTCGAGGCCGTGGTCCGCCGCCTCGGCGACGCCATCGCCCTCGGGCTGCTCGCCGACGGCGAGCAACTGCCCGGCGAGAGCGACCTGGCCGGACGCCTCAGCGTGTCCACGGTGACCCTGCGCGAGGCGCTGATGGCCCTGCGGCAGCAGGGGCTGGTCGCCACCAGGCGCGGCCGGGGCGGCGGAACGTTCGTCCAGGCCCCCGCCGACACCCGGCAGGAGCGCCTGCGGCAGCGGCTGCTCGCGTACACCCTGGAGGAGCTGCGGGACCTGGCCGACCACTACGCGACCGTCGCCGGGGGCACCGCCAGGCTCGCCGCCGAACGCGCCGACTCCTGCGACCTGGACGCCCCGCGCCGCTCGCTGCGGGAGTTCGCTGCCGCCGGGGACGCCGCCGCCCGGGCCCGGGTGGACGGCCGCTTCCACGTCGAGATCGCCGCCGCCGCCCAGTCCGCCCGGCTCACCCGCGAGGAGATCCGTTTCCAGACCGAGCTCGGACCACTACTGTGTCTCCCGTTCGCGGCGGAGCAGGCCCACCGCACCGCCGACACGCAGCACCGGGCCCTGCTCGACGCCATCGCCGACGGCGACGGCGAGCGTGCCCGCGCCCTGGCCGAGCAGCACGTCCGGGACGGGCTGCGGCACCTCATCGAACGGCGACTGGACGGCACATGGCAGACGGATCCGCAGGCACCGCAGGTCGACCGGCCGCAGCCGTCGCAGACGCCGCAGCCGTCGCGGTGA
- a CDS encoding Fic family protein, whose translation MLFATPSLTSEDLRVIAEIEVFRAEFRHRLAEPRRWEGQLRRSLTAAAVRGSTHIEGYTISSEDAETLIAGGEISPETGDATRDAVTGYRDALSYIQRASGFTLFTWDHTLLSALHFMMTRTHDDVGAGAYRSTGVWVSGGPNRPPVYTAPDPDQVPDLMAEFLDRLTGGDPDTPAVVRASMAHLNLVSIHPWRDGNGRMSRAVHTLVLARDGVLAPEFSSIEEWLGADDFNTREYYAALRTVQGGAWQPDRDAHAWVRFALTAHHLQAQEVQRRFVAASRLWQRLEAIAERHRLDPRTVSALYAAAHGHLRRTGYQAEEGLTRDQALGDLRALRGLGLIEPTGHARTQRYLGGPALRQARGEVHAEVHADLYREPYRS comes from the coding sequence ATGCTGTTCGCCACGCCATCGCTGACGTCCGAGGACCTGCGCGTGATCGCCGAGATCGAGGTGTTCCGGGCGGAGTTCCGGCATCGGCTGGCCGAGCCGCGCCGCTGGGAGGGCCAGTTGCGGCGCTCGCTCACCGCTGCGGCCGTACGCGGGTCGACCCATATCGAGGGCTACACGATCAGCAGCGAGGACGCCGAGACTCTGATCGCCGGGGGTGAGATCTCGCCGGAGACCGGGGACGCCACACGGGACGCGGTCACCGGCTACCGCGACGCCCTGAGCTATATCCAGCGTGCCTCCGGCTTCACACTCTTCACCTGGGACCACACACTGCTGTCGGCGCTGCACTTCATGATGACCCGCACTCACGACGACGTGGGGGCGGGCGCCTACCGCAGCACCGGCGTCTGGGTCTCGGGCGGCCCCAACCGCCCCCCCGTCTACACCGCCCCCGACCCTGACCAGGTCCCCGACCTGATGGCGGAGTTCCTGGACCGGCTCACCGGCGGGGATCCCGACACCCCTGCCGTGGTCCGGGCCTCCATGGCCCACCTGAACCTGGTCTCCATCCACCCCTGGCGTGACGGGAACGGCCGTATGTCCCGCGCTGTCCACACCCTGGTTCTGGCCCGTGACGGCGTGCTCGCCCCTGAGTTCTCCAGCATCGAGGAGTGGTTGGGCGCCGACGACTTCAACACCCGCGAGTACTACGCGGCGCTGCGTACCGTCCAGGGCGGGGCCTGGCAGCCGGACCGGGACGCCCACGCCTGGGTTCGGTTCGCGCTCACGGCACACCACTTGCAGGCGCAGGAGGTCCAGCGCCGCTTCGTGGCCGCCTCCCGGCTGTGGCAGCGGCTGGAGGCCATCGCCGAGCGGCACCGGCTCGACCCGCGCACGGTCTCCGCGCTGTACGCGGCGGCCCACGGCCATCTGCGCCGCACCGGATACCAGGCAGAGGAAGGGCTCACCCGGGACCAGGCCCTGGGCGACCTGCGCGCTCTGCGCGGCCTGGGACTGATCGAGCCGACCGGACACGCGCGCACCCAGCGCTACCTCGGGGGGCCTGCGCTGCGGCAGGCCCGGGGGGAGGTCCATGCCGAGGTGCACGCGGACCTGTATCGCGAGCCCTACCGGAGTTGA